GCGTGGATTCATTTTTGTGTTgctttagagaaaaaaaaggaaagatcGCCGGTGCAACATTGATCCAAAGATCCATAAATGAGCGGCGAGTGTTTGCCCTCCTCCGAGGGCCCGCCGGCGCTTGCCAATCGTCTGCTCTTCGCGCTGACAGTTCGCCAATCTGGCCAGCGTGTCTGCGACCCATTGCCAAGCCCTGGGACACGCTGGCACTCAAAAGATTCTTTTTATTTAGCAGCACCAAAACTTCCCACGGATTTTTCGCTTCCAGCTGAGCATCTCTGTCACCATCGATTGGTACAAAGCTTTATCGATCAGTCAGGAGACTGTTTTGGATTAGTGATTTCCCGGTCTGGGTACCGtggcacactagtgtgccaTGACAGATCATCAGGGGTGtcgcaggaaattatccaaattgatataatttgtttgaaaattattaaactacaaatatttgttcatctgtctatgGCAGCGATATACTGAATAGTGACAGTCAGGACAATGCACTTCCACTCGATggcataaagtacaataaacccgtgtagccacctgttgccattcatacagcagaataaaatgggtgccttggctcaatgttgggaaacactgtttcGGGGGGGTCTTGGAATTGTCGTGTCTCTGACTCAGACACAGTGGATTTGTGATTTAATCTCAAAACCAGTGAAGAATAAAACTACAGTTCCATCAGTGCTTTGACGAGAAAATGCACAATTGCAATTACCtttaatttttcattaatttctcCCAATGTTACCACACGAGCCATAACTTAATCTTAGTGTTGACTCAGTCTCAACCCAACAAAGTCTTGTTTTTTACTCTCTTATCAACTCATCCCAGTTTTGATCTCGATTAATTTGGTCATAACCTGTCTTGAATTGGTCTTGACTTGGTTTTAAGCATTCCAAGTGGTGGTCATGAATCGATCTCAACCCGTCAAAATCTTGCTTGACTCGGTCACAGTCCgtcaaagtcttggtcttgactcagTCTCAATCCATCATTGTCTTGGATTTGGCTCAATCCGAACCCATTGAAATCTCGGATAATGTGTACCAAGCAGTTCGATTCCCAATTTTCTGAGCTGACATTGTGAAATGTTGTGATGGCAGAGTAACAGATCCAAAGTCCATCACTTTTTGGCACTCCTCagtaaaaataccaaaaattaTCCTTGTTCATTAGTCTTTAGTCAATCCagaaaatgtagtcaaatgcctGTCTCTATTCCAGATTTATTATGAGATTTCTCATTAGCTCTTTTCTAGGAAGGTTTGTGGCCTGGTTTCAGTTTAATTGTCTGGGGATTTGTCCAACTCAGAAGTACCTATTTTTCATCCAACACCTGAAACTGAGCAAAATTCTCTGCGGAATTAAGTTCCTTCAGCACTTGGAGTCCCATTTGCTTAATCCATGGATCGCTATCACTCCCGCTTAGGAGGCTTCTCCAGTTGCGATCCCACAGAGAAGCTTGAATCCTTCCGGTGGGGGGGGATTCTCATTAAGCTATAATCTCACTTGTCTATAGGTTCATTTTCTGTGGCAGGAACACCGCTTATCTCCAATGTTGAATTTACTCAGGGTTAGAGAAGGAAAAATCAATGGTGGGAAAGGAGGAAGAGCGGCAAATGAAATGGAGGTATTCAGTGACAGTTGGACTCAGTCGTCCAGGGTAAAGTGTGCCAATTCCCCAGGGGATGAAGACGTGCTGTGTAATGGAACTCTGGTGACTATCAGCCAGGTTTGCAGTCGATATGTTTGCTTATATCGAGTCAGACTGGACCACTAGAATACAGACATGAGGGGCCTTGAACATTTGGCCCCCAAAGCCAGTATAACTCAGTAACTTGAACTTTGGCAGTCATGTCAATCATAGAGTAACTAgaggcacaaaaaaaagtcttaataaCCCATACCCACAAAGATACAGGAGGTTGTCCATTTtcgtttgaagcagccattttagagtCCTGCTGctcattttcaggggtccttcaaaaacaagtagtaatagtaatagtagtagtaattttttttcccaattattACTACATTTTGATGTTGAAGTCGAGCGTCAACTTGCCAAAAAACAGGAAACTCGAATaagttgagttaaaaaaaatgaggctACCATagccagtttcacttggcaaaataaaactTTGTAGCTGCGTCTCTCACGAGTcaacccaggaaaaactcacaagaacccatgcctgaatagacaggaagtctgctatttttgtttgaagcggTCATTGTAGGTTAATCTTGTTcttttccaggggtccttcaaagatgaCTTGTCCGagagattttgtccagttgGTACTAAATATTAgccacatatactgtacttaatggATGAGCAATGTTAAATTACaagaaattagatttttcatcATTGTGTGTGGAAGACTTGGTCTTGACTTTGTCTCACCTCGTCAAAGTCTCTGTCTCGACTCGGTCTCAGACCATCCAAGTCGAGGTCTTGACTCAGGCTCAACCCCCCTCAGTCAGTTTCAATTTAGTCTCAACCCATCAAAGTCTCGGTCTTATTACTGCCTCAAACTGTCTCAGTCTCAGTCTCGACTTGGTCTCGACCTGTCAAAGTCTAGGTATGGACTTTGTATCACCCTGTCGAAGTAGTCTTAGGCTCGACTCAGCCCCTCCAAGTCTTGGTCTTGATTCGGTCTCAACACACCAAAATATCGGTCTCAACCCATCCAAGTCTTGGTCTTGAATTAGTCTTAACCTGTCTTAATCTCAGCTCCATCCCAACTCATCAAAGTCTTGTTCTTGACTCAGTCATCCAAGTCCTGGTATCGACTTGGTCTCAACCCATCCAAATATTGGTCTTGATTTGGTCTTACCCATCCATATCTTGGCCTTGACTCTGTCTCAACCCGTCAACGCCTCAGTATCGACTTGATGTCAACCCATTACAAGTCTCAGTCTTGACTCGGTCTTAACCCATacaagtcttggtcttgacttgttCTCAACCTCGAATTGTTGCTCTCCACTCGGTCTCAACCCATCAGAGTATCTTTCTTGACTCGGTCTACATGGTCTCGACTCAGTCCTAACCCATTCAGGTATTGTTCTTCTCAAAGTCTTGTGTGTTGTCAATGTAAATGGTCCACTTCTGTGTATGTTCCTGCAGGACTTCAGTCAGACCTGGAAGCGTCCGCCCTGGACGTCAAGATGGCGGAGAGTCCCAGGAGCTCAGTCATGCTGACGCCGGTGTCTGACGTGTCGGCCAGTGAGCTGGCGGCGCTCTCCCCGCCGCAGATCTCGCTGTCCTCGCGGCTGTCTGAGACGGCTTCTGACTCCGGCAACCCGGAGGCATCGGATGTCGCCGAAGTCGTGGAGGTCGGGGACTTGGGCGGCCGGGCGGACAAGTCCGATGCCGGCGTGGAGGTGCAGGCGGATGAGGACGGCAAAAAGAGCAAAGCACACCTCCATTGTCCTGTCTGCAAAGTGACGATGAACTCCACATCCCAGCTAGAAGCCCACAACAGCGGTACAGATgtgaaataatgataatgatattTTCTTTCCAATTAATGTCGCTCAAGCCCTCTGGTTGTGTCTGTCTGGTTGTGCCCATCTGCTTGTGTCCGTCTCCTTTGGTCCGTGTGGTCCGGTTGTGATTGTGTGGTGTGCTTGTGTCCCTCTGGTTGTATCTTTCTGGTTGTTATCCATCATGTTGTTGGTGCCTGTCAGGTACGAAGCACAAGCTGATGCTGGAGGGTCAGAGCGTGCTGCCCCGCCGCCGTGGCAAGATGGCGGCGGCTCGTGCCAACTGTAAGAGCAAGAGGCTGGCTAGCAAAGGCAGCCTGGGCGTGTCCAGCAAGAGCTTTCAGTGCGAATTGTGCGAGATCTTTGTCAACTCAGAGATGCAACTCAGCCAGGTGAGCAGTGCCACTGCTAGACTTAATGGCGCCCTGTGCAATTTAATCtttaaaactttttgtttttaaatttttatttcggtaaaaactattatttaacctttatgtgcaatacattttaattaaatcattatCTAAGAccagttgttttattttcctatatgtaagcgcaatgttaatgttcaaactgtgcatgttaGTGAAGCTTACTATAATATTAAACATACTTTATGCTAGGAATAAAACATGATAGAGGTATATGGAGTGTATTTTTAGGGGATACTTGGTGTGAAGTAAAGTAAGAACCACTGTtgtagagaaaataaaaaaggactcCAGCAGATGTGTCAGCTGCTGTACAAACAGTAACCTATAATTAGCTCACCTTTGCACTCTTCAGCATCATCAGGATGACGATTAGGATGCCTCAGGCggaataatgaaaacaaaactgtgTGCTAATAGTTTGCAAAGCAATCattaataatcatttaaaaatctaccttgaaaccctaaccctgtctttaaaccctaatagtggtttgaaaccctacttggaaATCATAACTTCATCTTGAAATTCTAACTCTTGTTTGAAATTCTTAACCCAAGGCTTCAACCCGTAACTCAAAACCCTAAACctatttttaaaccctaaccaagGCTTTAAACCGTAATTTGAACCATGCCTGGAAATATTAAACCCCCACATTCACTTCTTGgaaccctaacttgaaatccCTAATCTTAAACagctttaaaccctaatttgagagACCCTAACCCCaagattgaaaccctaacccttgtttaaaaccctaacgtCAAACCACGGGCCTGGTtcgaaaccctaatcctggttTATTAGCCCATGTAGGCCCATTCCTAATGGACATGTTTAATAAACAGGCGGTGTTAAATTTGATCAAAGTAGTCTTCGAAAGTCTTGTATTTTGGCTTCCTGAAACCTTAGTGTATTTTTTCATCATGTCATAGCGTATATTGAATATTGtcatgttttgtgtattttcataTGCAGATTGTCTCCTTCAGCTCCACAGATATGATGATGTTCTGAAgatgttttcttaaaatagAGAATTGCTGAGTCACTGTGTGGTTATATTGCGATCACATTCTTACATTTCCACCGTGATCCCACGAAAGCGTTCCTCCCAGGAGAGGACGGCAAGAAAGTTAATCGGGTAGAAAGCGGCAGGATTTGTATACGCTTCAGTCACCGCTCTGCATTGTTTGTACggaagatgaagatgacgatGGTAACCGAGCAGATGCTGATGATGCTcatgggttgttgttgttgttgtttttgttgttgttgttattgttttcagcacatGAACAGCAGACGGCACAAGGATCGAGTGGCTGGAAAACCTCCCAAGCCCAAATTTACCCCACACAGCAAGAGCCAGCAGACCAGCTTagcagtgagtgtgtgtgtgtgtgtgtgtgtgtgtgtgtgtgtgtgtgtgtgcatgcatgtgtgtggttAACTAATACTTTTTGAATTAACTTATttaaggaagggagggaggaaatATGGAAGAAAGGAAGGATCGAATTGTTGGAAAGGAAGGAAGTATGGAACCAAGAATGTATTcaaggatggaaggaaggaagcaaacAAGGATGCATGAAAAGGAGCAGGGATGGAGCGGAGGGGAGGCAAGATGGTTCGAAAAGAAGGacagaaggaaaaaaggaaggaagggtgttagaaggaaggatgaatgatGGAGGGAAAGAAGAAGGAAATGATGTATGAAAAGATGGAACTGGCAAAGGATGTAGGAAAGGATGAAATAAGGAAGGAAAttgaggaaggaaaaaagacggaaggaaacaaggatgtCTGAAAGGAAAAGGCTGGAAGgcaagagagaagagaagaaggaaggaatgaaggaaagaggaaggaaggaatgaagGAAAAGAGGATGTACAATAcgaaaggaaagaaagaaggatACAAGCGTGGTATGGTGGGATGGGAGCGAGGGTGGAGGGAAGGGAGGAAACAAGGGTAGTCTGAAATGAAGGAGGGGAGGAAGGAGAGAGGGAAGGTAGGAAGGAAGGACGTGTTCAATGTCTTTAATCAATGTAATTGTTCGAAGTAAGTGTAACTGTATTGAAACGAAAACCAATGGTAAAGTACGTAGTTGTTGTCCAATGCAGGCTGTGGTTGTGTTTCAAGTATTGCGAGGTCTGTCTGTCTCTGCTGACCAGCTGCATGCCCCCACAGAGGATGCGATGGAGCGGCTGTGCAGGCGCGGCTGTGTCGGCCATGAAGAAAGCTTTGGGCCAGTACAGGCTCACCTCAATCTCCTCGCAGGTCAGTGGGCCGGCCCGGTTGAGGGGGCTCTCTCCGACCGCGTGAGCGTGTTTCGGATGAGAACATAAAAGTTGacttcacatttgtttttaaatttcacatttgaagAAGAATGTGGCATTCATCAAAGTTCCCTTCGTGCACGACGGCtgtatttgttttgaataatctacaaaaatataaaagtcGATCATGGAGATGTGAGAGAAGAACGTAGTTATGAAACATTTCAACGTTTGGATATTTACCTATACCAAACGCAAAGGTGAGAGGTGTTGTTTTGATTGCTTGCTATTAGTTGGCAAGCTTCACAATACAGTtgtcatagaaacaaacaaccaaaacaacTGTTTTTATCCATTAGGAGTTAAAAacaatgtcatggaaacaagCCATACAGGATGTCACCACGCATCCGTTAAATGACACCTTTGTGCCTTCAACAATGATGACATTGATTTGAAGAGTCCATTCATGTTTTTACTGAATGAGGataacatacatacagtatgtggatgTATGTTTCAGCATTAACTTGTTTCTCTCTGATAATGAGTGTCAATGCATTGAGCGCTCAgatgatgtttgtgtgtgtgtgtgtatgtgtgtcatgAAGCAATGCATCAATGCTCATCCTTGTCTGGTCAACACCAAGGAATATAGGGACaccaaaaagaacacaaagagaaaaaaaatcataattacgCTACCAGAAAACCAATAGAAAATGTCAATGTGACCTTACAAAAATAGTACctcatttttcaagaaaagatgaaacatttttgttaaaattagAGATGGCAAAAATATATTCTTCTTTTAttccccaaatgtttttttccttaaaaaaatattttcctgaaaatctacaactttttttcttcaacatcaaacaaagagaattacatgttgtgtatttaaaacaacaacacaactttACCTCCTGCTTTTTccggattaatggtatttctatgtatttcaatggggaaagatgatttgtgaaATGAGTGCTTTGAGTTCAGAGCGttgtcacagaacgaattaaactaaATCTCAAGTCACCAAtgtagaatttttattttttcgtaATATTTCGACTAATCTGGTAGTGCAATTATTCTTTTGAGTGTGTCCCTAGTGCTGGTTGGCAGGTGAGTCGTTGAGTCGGGGCCGCATGTTTACAGAGTAAAACATGTCCTCTGTGTGTTGCTCTTGTGTCTTCTCCAGACCAAACTGGCCTTGCAGAAGCAGCTGACCAAGAGCTTCACTGCAGGCTTCCTGCCCGGCCCCCTCACGCCGCCCACCCTGTGCACGGTGGCCGCCAACCCGCTGGCGCTGCGCCACCCGTTGGGCGCCGCCTCCGCCGCCTTCATGCAGACACCCTTCCTGGGGCCTGCGTTTTTCCGGCCCGCGCCGGGGCCTCTGCGGGCCGCGCACACGCCCATCATCTTCTCCCCATACTAATGCCCCCCTAGGTGTCCCCCCTCTCTGTGTGACCAAACTATGCAGTCAGCCTGACTTAAGGAAAGAATGGCAGGACCCCCCCCAACACGCCTTCTTCCCGTTCCAGTAGTCACCAGTGAGGGAGCGGAGGCCGCATTGATAGCCATTACATGGGTGAGGGGTGCTCGGGGGACATTACGGCTGTTACCGTGTCGTTTCGTAGACCAGTCTAGCTGTACGTTTAAGGTAATCTCCCTTTACTTCAGCGCTTTCCAAAGTGTGAGCCAGAGAACCTCAggagcttgacaaaaaaaaaactaagaaaatgtAGATTCAGCTATGACTATCTGGACAAAAGTATTTCTTAAGCAAGGATTTCTAAGTAGCAGGTGTGGCCACTTGAGaaaaatgaggggaaaacagcaacctttttaaaaatatgctaCGCTAACCAGTTAGCATTTAGTTACTTCAGcagcttgacaaaaacaaagaacatgtAAATTCAGCTATGTTGACAAAAGTATTAGACAGATGGGGGACTGCAGCAGCTtgagaaaaacagcaaatttttttaaatgttaacttCAGCTTGAACTACTTAGACAAAAGTATCTGTGAGGCAGaggaaaagggagaaaaaaaacgtttcatttctgaaagggagaaaaaaaacgtttcattTCTGCTAAGCTAACTTCAGCTACAACGCCATACGCACTGTGAGTCACAAGAATTCAAAGTAGGTGGAGACGCAGGTTGAAATAAAAggattcttcttttttaaatgttataagCTAACTTTAGCCGCTTTGACGCTATTGACAGTAAGTATTTGTGAGGCAGAGGAACCCAATGGAAGAGGAACAGCAGCTtaataaaaatactgaaaaaacaAGCTTTGCTTTAAATGAGCTAAGATAACTTCAGCTACAGAAGTTTTTGTGAGGCAAGGGACTTCAGCATCTTGAGAAAAATCAAGAAGaagcattgatttatttttaaatgtgctaaGCTAACTTCAGCTACAACTACTTGGACAAAAGTGTCAGTAAGGGAGAACACTTCAAAAGCAAGATGTCAGGACAGGTTGaggaaaaataaaggaaaacagatttttctttttaaatggacTAACTTCTGCTAGAACTACATGGGCGAAAGGAAATCAGGTAAAGGACTTCAGCATCTTAAGgaaaaagcatttatttatttcagatttGCTAAGCTAACCAGCTATATGGAGTTAAAGGGGCATGGGATGGCAGCTTGAGAAAAATAGACATTTTTAAtgatataatgtttttttttaatgtgcaaacGTAACTTTAGCTACAACTATGTGGACAAAAATATATGTGAGGCAGAAAGAGTAGCTtggataaaaataaagaaaatcctttgtttttcaaaatgtgctAAGCTAACTGCAGCTTAGCTAACTTTAGCTAAGCTAACTTCAGCCACAACTACATGGAGAAACCTGTGAGGAGT
This Phycodurus eques isolate BA_2022a chromosome 16, UOR_Pequ_1.1, whole genome shotgun sequence DNA region includes the following protein-coding sequences:
- the znf385c gene encoding zinc finger protein 385C isoform X1; the protein is MKRPCNQSALSSSEADRSDLPTDGGDCGQAAVADRRPPLGGAHRPKRERKQRSYTMCDICNIQLNSAAQAQIHYNGKSHQKRLKKNCHAGKAANSKGTSGQGGPLLASLPVARQPLQPQLDLKHLLPFRLNGSSPLSLFPNFNTMDPVQKAVINHTFGVPQPFKKKQIISCNICHLRFNSTNQAEAHYKGHKHARKLKAIEAQKNRQRRAGQASSGGRVRDRERDKTKTSEVVAPPSVVDSSSEEATRLQSDLEASALDVKMAESPRSSVMLTPVSDVSASELAALSPPQISLSSRLSETASDSGNPEASDVAEVVEVGDLGGRADKSDAGVEVQADEDGKKSKAHLHCPVCKVTMNSTSQLEAHNSGTKHKLMLEGQSVLPRRRGKMAAARANCKSKRLASKGSLGVSSKSFQCELCEIFVNSEMQLSQHMNSRRHKDRVAGKPPKPKFTPHSKSQQTSLARMRWSGCAGAAVSAMKKALGQYRLTSISSQTKLALQKQLTKSFTAGFLPGPLTPPTLCTVAANPLALRHPLGAASAAFMQTPFLGPAFFRPAPGPLRAAHTPIIFSPY
- the znf385c gene encoding zinc finger protein 385C isoform X2, which encodes MKRPCNQSALSSSEADRSDLPTDGGDCGQAAVADRRPPLGGAHRPKRERKQRSYTMCDICNIQLNSAAQAQIHYNGKSHQKRLKKNCHAGKAANSKGTSGQGGPLLASLPVARQPLQPQLDLKHLLPFRLNGSSPLSLFPNFNTNQAEAHYKGHKHARKLKAIEAQKNRQRRAGQASSGGRVRDRERDKTKTSEVVAPPSVVDSSSEEATRLQSDLEASALDVKMAESPRSSVMLTPVSDVSASELAALSPPQISLSSRLSETASDSGNPEASDVAEVVEVGDLGGRADKSDAGVEVQADEDGKKSKAHLHCPVCKVTMNSTSQLEAHNSGTKHKLMLEGQSVLPRRRGKMAAARANCKSKRLASKGSLGVSSKSFQCELCEIFVNSEMQLSQHMNSRRHKDRVAGKPPKPKFTPHSKSQQTSLARMRWSGCAGAAVSAMKKALGQYRLTSISSQTKLALQKQLTKSFTAGFLPGPLTPPTLCTVAANPLALRHPLGAASAAFMQTPFLGPAFFRPAPGPLRAAHTPIIFSPY
- the znf385c gene encoding zinc finger protein 385C isoform X4, with amino-acid sequence MRVTYEHAAAMLVGTSGQGGPLLASLPVARQPLQPQLDLKHLLPFRLNGSSPLSLFPNFNTMDPVQKAVINHTFGVPQPFKKKQIISCNICHLRFNSTNQAEAHYKGHKHARKLKAIEAQKNRQRRAGQASSGGRVRDRERDKTKTSEVVAPPSVVDSSSEEATRLQSDLEASALDVKMAESPRSSVMLTPVSDVSASELAALSPPQISLSSRLSETASDSGNPEASDVAEVVEVGDLGGRADKSDAGVEVQADEDGKKSKAHLHCPVCKVTMNSTSQLEAHNSGTKHKLMLEGQSVLPRRRGKMAAARANCKSKRLASKGSLGVSSKSFQCELCEIFVNSEMQLSQHMNSRRHKDRVAGKPPKPKFTPHSKSQQTSLARMRWSGCAGAAVSAMKKALGQYRLTSISSQTKLALQKQLTKSFTAGFLPGPLTPPTLCTVAANPLALRHPLGAASAAFMQTPFLGPAFFRPAPGPLRAAHTPIIFSPY